A region from the Ignavibacteriota bacterium genome encodes:
- a CDS encoding cyclic nucleotide-binding domain-containing protein: MENLENIVSEHPFLKGLDPQYIQLVSGCASNVRFEAGQYLFREDEEANWFYIIRQGKVAVEAYAAERGAVIIDTVEEGDVLGWSWLIPPYNWHFDARAIELTRAIALDGKCLRNKCEHDHNLGYELLKRFAHIIEQRLEATRIRLLDLYGNGK, translated from the coding sequence ATGGAAAATTTAGAAAACATCGTATCAGAACATCCGTTCTTGAAAGGTCTCGACCCGCAATATATTCAACTTGTCAGCGGTTGCGCATCGAATGTGCGATTTGAAGCGGGACAATATTTATTCCGCGAAGATGAAGAAGCGAACTGGTTTTATATTATCCGCCAGGGAAAAGTCGCAGTGGAAGCGTACGCGGCAGAACGGGGCGCGGTTATTATTGATACTGTTGAAGAAGGAGATGTGCTCGGCTGGTCGTGGCTGATTCCGCCATACAACTGGCACTTCGATGCTCGCGCTATCGAACTCACCCGTGCAATCGCTCTCGACGGAAAATGTCTCCGCAATAAATGCGAACACGACCACAACTTGGGATATGAATTGCTGAAACGCTTCGCTCACATCATTGAACAGAGATTGGAAGCGACACGGATTCGTTTGTTGGATTTATATGGCAACGGAAAGTAA
- a CDS encoding citrate synthase, whose protein sequence is MPDHLNIIDSRTGKEYPVPITDDTIKAMDLRQIKVKADDFGMMTYDPAFMNTASCKSKITFIDGDKGILQYRGYPIEQLAEHCNYLEVAYLVLYGELPNKKQLEDWTKNITLHTMLHENIKKFMEGFHPDAHPMGMLVSTVGALSTFYPDAKNIFNEESRKLQIYRLIGKMPTIGAYGYRHRLGLPYVYPDNELSYAGNFLNMLYKMTEQKYKVNPVLERALEILFILHADHEQNCSANVMRSIGSSQADPFVCTAGAAAALYGPLHGGANEQVLVMLKEIGSKDKVPAFIKEVKEGKGEKRLMGFGHRIYKNYDPRAKIIKQTADQVFEVTGRNPLLDIAIELERIALQDDYFVKRKLYPNVDFYSGIIYQAMGFPTDAFTVLFAIPRMSGWLAQWQELLLDPEQKIARPRQVYLGYDKRDFVPMEKRS, encoded by the coding sequence ATGCCGGACCACCTCAACATCATTGATAGCAGAACGGGAAAAGAATATCCTGTTCCCATTACGGACGATACAATCAAAGCAATGGACTTACGCCAAATCAAAGTCAAAGCAGATGATTTTGGTATGATGACGTACGACCCCGCGTTCATGAACACCGCGTCATGTAAAAGCAAAATCACGTTCATTGATGGCGACAAAGGTATCCTGCAATACCGCGGCTACCCCATTGAACAACTTGCAGAACATTGCAACTATCTCGAAGTCGCATACTTAGTTCTCTACGGCGAACTTCCGAACAAGAAGCAACTCGAAGACTGGACGAAGAACATTACTCTCCACACCATGCTTCATGAAAACATCAAGAAGTTCATGGAAGGATTCCATCCTGATGCGCACCCGATGGGAATGTTAGTCAGTACGGTGGGCGCGCTTTCCACGTTCTATCCCGATGCGAAAAATATTTTCAATGAAGAATCGCGCAAGTTGCAGATTTACCGTCTCATCGGAAAGATGCCGACCATTGGCGCGTATGGTTATCGTCATCGCCTTGGTTTGCCGTATGTCTATCCCGATAACGAACTGAGTTATGCGGGAAATTTCCTCAACATGCTCTACAAGATGACGGAACAGAAATACAAAGTCAATCCTGTACTTGAACGCGCTCTGGAAATTCTCTTCATCCTTCATGCTGACCACGAACAGAATTGCAGTGCGAACGTTATGCGTAGCATCGGCAGTTCGCAGGCAGACCCGTTTGTTTGTACTGCGGGAGCGGCGGCGGCGTTGTACGGTCCGCTTCATGGCGGAGCAAATGAACAAGTGCTGGTCATGTTGAAAGAAATCGGTTCGAAAGATAAAGTGCCTGCGTTCATCAAAGAAGTGAAAGAAGGAAAAGGCGAGAAACGTTTGATGGGCTTCGGACATCGCATCTATAAAAACTATGACCCGCGTGCAAAGATAATCAAACAGACAGCCGACCAGGTGTTTGAAGTTACCGGACGCAATCCTCTGCTCGATATTGCCATCGAGTTGGAACGGATCGCTTTGCAGGATGATTATTTCGTGAAGAGAAAACTGTATCCAAACGTTGATTTCTATTCAGGAATCATCTATCAGGCAATGGGCTTCCCGACCGACGCATTCACGGTGTTGTTCGCAATTCCGAGAATGTCCGGCTGGCTTGCACAATGGCAGGAACTTCTGCTCGACCCGGAACAAAAAATCGCACGTCCGCGCCAAGTCTATCTGGGCTACGACAAACGTGACTTTGTCCCGATGGAAAAGCGCTCATAG
- a CDS encoding 4Fe-4S dicluster domain-containing protein, producing MPSHDSSMFILQRTEFDRLLTALQQRGYCVLGPTVRDGAIAYDEVPSSDNFPVGWTDEQRNGAYRLKKRTDNALFGYVVGPYSWKKFLFPPVLKLFSAKRNGKSFDAQPTTHNSQLTKFAFIGVRSCELHALGIQDTIFTKGEYIDPHYQSLREQVFVIAVNCTEAGGTCFCVSMNTGPKASSGFDLALTEIINEKEHYFVVESGSEQGKEILKELSLPAADATSIKEASRRVQNAAQHMGKTMNTTNVKQLLQENFEHPRWDDTAKRCLTCANCTMVCPTCFCTTVEDVTDLTGEHAERWRKWDSCFTMDFSYIHGGSIRPSVKARYRQWMTHKLSTWFDQFGTSGCVGCGRCITWCPVGIDITEEVRAIQNNRIKEQLPVSV from the coding sequence ATGCCTTCACACGATTCTTCAATGTTCATTCTCCAGCGAACCGAATTTGATAGGTTACTAACCGCACTTCAACAACGCGGCTATTGTGTACTAGGACCGACCGTGCGCGATGGCGCCATTGCCTACGACGAAGTGCCTTCGTCGGATAATTTCCCCGTCGGCTGGACCGACGAGCAACGTAATGGCGCCTACCGCCTCAAAAAACGAACCGATAACGCCCTCTTCGGCTACGTTGTCGGTCCGTATTCATGGAAGAAATTTCTCTTCCCTCCCGTTCTCAAACTCTTCTCTGCCAAACGCAACGGGAAATCATTCGACGCACAACCCACAACTCACAACTCACAACTCACCAAATTTGCATTCATCGGAGTTCGGTCCTGCGAACTGCACGCTCTTGGAATTCAGGATACCATCTTTACCAAAGGTGAATACATTGACCCGCATTATCAATCGCTTCGGGAACAGGTGTTCGTTATTGCAGTAAATTGTACGGAAGCAGGCGGCACATGCTTCTGTGTTTCGATGAACACCGGACCGAAAGCGTCAAGCGGATTTGATTTGGCGCTCACGGAAATCATCAACGAAAAAGAACATTACTTTGTTGTTGAAAGTGGAAGCGAGCAGGGAAAAGAAATCCTGAAAGAACTTTCGCTTCCTGCTGCTGATGCAACCTCTATAAAAGAAGCTTCGCGTCGTGTTCAAAACGCGGCTCAACACATGGGCAAGACGATGAACACAACCAATGTCAAACAATTACTGCAAGAGAATTTTGAACACCCGCGCTGGGATGATACAGCGAAGAGATGTCTCACCTGTGCAAACTGCACGATGGTTTGTCCGACATGCTTCTGCACAACAGTCGAAGATGTTACCGACTTAACCGGTGAGCATGCCGAACGATGGCGCAAGTGGGACTCTTGCTTCACAATGGATTTTTCCTACATTCACGGCGGAAGTATTCGTCCCTCCGTGAAGGCGCGTTACCGTCAGTGGATGACACACAAACTTTCAACATGGTTCGACCAATTCGGAACTTCCGGTTGTGTCGGATGTGGAAGGTGCATTACATGGTGCCCGGTCGGCATTGATATAACCGAAGAAGTCCGTGCAATTCAAAACAACAGAATCAAAGAACAATTACCCGTTTCAGTCTAA
- a CDS encoding hydrogenase maturation protease, producing the protein MKTLVIGIGNQFRSDDAIGILVAREVASLNIPDVEVIEHSGEGASLLETWMNYPTVIIIDAVVSGAETGTTHILDACQQNIPSEFFHYSSHAFGLAEAVELARTLNKLPAQMTIFGVEGINYDFGESLSSKVLEAVPHLVEKIKYTLNFPS; encoded by the coding sequence ATGAAAACTCTTGTCATAGGAATCGGTAATCAATTTCGGAGTGATGATGCTATCGGTATTCTTGTTGCGCGTGAAGTTGCTTCACTTAATATTCCGGATGTAGAAGTGATTGAACATTCCGGCGAGGGGGCGTCATTGCTCGAAACGTGGATGAATTATCCAACCGTCATCATTATTGATGCAGTTGTTTCGGGCGCGGAAACAGGTACAACACACATACTCGATGCGTGTCAACAAAATATTCCCTCTGAATTCTTTCACTATTCTTCCCATGCGTTCGGTCTTGCAGAAGCAGTTGAACTCGCTCGCACATTAAACAAACTTCCTGCACAAATGACAATCTTTGGTGTTGAGGGAATCAATTACGATTTTGGAGAATCGCTTTCATCAAAAGTTCTTGAAGCAGTTCCCCATTTGGTTGAGAAAATAAAATACACACTCAATTTCCCTTCTTAA
- a CDS encoding T9SS type A sorting domain-containing protein, producing the protein MILLRWFLSLSLLLCIGFTSHAQKRITSTTTQVLSASLSGMKWNDADGNGTKDIGETGISGWKIYLSGTATDTQLTDANGYYLFTNLVAGNYTLNEEQQTGWSQTFPVSPGTYTVDLLDADSLLNYDFGNRAVHTIVASAGENGFISPSGNVLVLNGDDTTFTITPNTGYHVADVLVDDISVGAVTTYPFTNVTANHTISASFAINTYTLTINATNGSVSKNPNLGTYTHGSSVILTAIPSEGYNFANWSGDVSGSENPDTILMNGNKTVTATFSLQTFSITATATGNGTITPPGTTNVGFGGSQMYSITPGTGYHIDSVVVDGVNVGALASYEFTAVIANHTIDAYFSINMYTITAYITSGGISSPAGDTSIAHGNNVTYTFYPDEGYHIKNVWVDSVLVGAVSTYTFTNVTSNHFLEVQFAINTYALNVTIIGSGSVVNNPDVAVYNHGTIVQLTAYPALGYFFGSWSGDASGFSATTSVTMTSAKNVTATFVFDEAYLKEFRTASYDIWSRATDRAGKLKAEKKKNANVVFQFNMAADPSKLLMLEFSMNATGYVTPKNSPTDTLDTFTGKLPPALVLDVNSGDTISVFGMGNQGKAIKVKYAWGTAKKMKLPDSVFIENRPTLPMPNLHNVGEMLFGKTTNAFPAGLLVGIPQGLKGGNSVLLKKYADVQSSMRKKNLFHTTPGKCLDSLGGKLMSKQQKTLPPDKQNNALFAELLTLKLNIMASVWNYFPNGFGELTFDNPDNPTSPFNGMMVADIVRHADSLISCLTLGGTYSTVTLSDAYALLTKLDSAFNTATIDTSAFADSLRLTGVKPLFQVPFLQLTPGVIPKSAFSSSSANELDELTFRLEQNYPNPFNPTTDFEFRIADFGLVTLKVFNLLGQEVATLINNEEMEEGEYSIEFDASGLPSGIYFYRLEATGIERPGESFVQTRKMLLLR; encoded by the coding sequence ATGATTTTGTTACGATGGTTTCTTTCTCTCTCTCTTCTGTTGTGCATCGGATTTACATCGCATGCGCAGAAGAGAATTACTTCAACAACAACTCAGGTTCTCTCTGCCTCTCTCAGCGGCATGAAATGGAACGATGCTGACGGCAACGGGACAAAGGATATTGGTGAAACGGGCATCAGCGGCTGGAAGATATATCTCTCCGGCACGGCTACCGATACGCAACTGACTGATGCGAACGGCTATTATCTTTTCACCAACCTTGTTGCCGGTAATTATACACTTAACGAAGAACAACAAACAGGATGGAGCCAAACGTTTCCTGTTTCTCCGGGAACCTACACAGTTGATTTGCTCGATGCTGATTCCCTGTTGAATTATGATTTCGGGAATCGTGCAGTTCATACAATCGTTGCAAGCGCGGGTGAGAACGGCTTCATCTCTCCTTCGGGAAATGTCCTCGTTCTCAATGGTGATGATACGACATTCACCATCACACCGAATACCGGTTATCATGTCGCGGATGTTCTTGTGGATGACATTTCTGTCGGCGCGGTTACAACATATCCGTTCACGAATGTTACAGCGAATCATACAATATCCGCTTCGTTTGCAATCAATACCTACACCCTCACCATCAATGCAACAAACGGAAGCGTGTCAAAAAATCCGAACCTCGGTACGTACACGCATGGTTCATCTGTCATTCTCACGGCGATTCCTTCCGAAGGATACAACTTTGCAAATTGGAGCGGCGATGTAAGCGGAAGTGAAAATCCTGATACGATTCTCATGAACGGCAATAAAACCGTGACAGCCACGTTCTCGCTCCAAACGTTCAGTATCACAGCGACAGCAACGGGGAACGGAACAATCACACCGCCGGGAACAACAAATGTCGGATTTGGTGGAAGTCAGATGTATTCCATAACTCCGGGCACAGGGTATCATATTGATAGTGTTGTCGTGGATGGAGTGAATGTCGGCGCACTCGCGAGTTATGAATTCACTGCTGTCATCGCCAACCACACGATTGATGCCTACTTCTCCATCAACATGTACACAATTACTGCATACATTACATCGGGAGGAATTTCAAGTCCGGCCGGCGATACCTCAATCGCTCACGGAAACAACGTAACATATACCTTCTATCCGGACGAGGGATATCATATTAAGAATGTATGGGTTGATAGTGTTCTTGTCGGTGCGGTTTCAACTTACACGTTTACGAATGTAACAAGTAACCATTTTCTTGAAGTACAATTCGCCATCAACACATACGCGCTGAACGTTACCATTATCGGGAGCGGAAGCGTGGTAAATAATCCCGACGTAGCAGTTTATAATCATGGAACAATAGTTCAACTCACCGCCTATCCTGCATTGGGATATTTCTTCGGCTCGTGGAGTGGCGATGCAAGTGGCTTTAGCGCCACAACGAGCGTAACAATGACGAGCGCGAAAAATGTCACCGCTACGTTTGTGTTCGATGAAGCATACTTGAAAGAATTCCGAACGGCATCGTACGATATCTGGTCTCGTGCGACAGACAGAGCAGGAAAATTAAAAGCGGAGAAAAAGAAAAACGCCAACGTTGTGTTTCAGTTCAACATGGCCGCTGACCCGAGCAAACTTCTCATGCTTGAATTTTCCATGAATGCTACCGGGTATGTTACGCCGAAGAATTCTCCCACCGATACACTCGATACCTTCACCGGAAAACTTCCTCCCGCGCTCGTGCTTGATGTGAATAGCGGCGACACAATCTCTGTGTTCGGGATGGGAAATCAGGGAAAGGCAATCAAAGTGAAATATGCCTGGGGAACGGCGAAGAAAATGAAATTGCCTGATTCTGTTTTCATCGAGAACCGTCCGACACTTCCGATGCCGAACCTCCATAATGTCGGAGAAATGCTTTTCGGGAAAACCACCAACGCATTTCCGGCCGGTTTGCTTGTTGGAATTCCGCAAGGTCTAAAAGGCGGGAACTCTGTTCTTCTGAAAAAGTATGCTGACGTTCAATCATCCATGAGAAAGAAAAATCTCTTCCATACAACACCGGGGAAGTGTCTTGATTCACTCGGAGGAAAACTGATGAGCAAGCAACAGAAAACGCTGCCTCCTGATAAACAGAACAACGCTCTCTTTGCCGAACTCCTGACGTTGAAACTAAACATCATGGCAAGCGTGTGGAATTATTTCCCGAACGGTTTCGGCGAACTGACATTCGATAACCCGGATAATCCGACGAGTCCATTCAACGGAATGATGGTGGCCGACATTGTTCGACACGCTGATTCACTCATTTCGTGCTTGACACTCGGCGGGACATATTCCACCGTAACGCTCTCAGACGCGTATGCTCTCCTGACAAAACTTGACAGCGCGTTTAACACGGCAACAATTGATACATCGGCATTTGCAGATTCGCTCCGGTTGACCGGCGTGAAACCACTCTTTCAGGTTCCGTTCCTTCAACTGACTCCAGGAGTAATTCCGAAAAGTGCCTTTTCGTCTTCGTCAGCAAACGAGTTGGATGAACTGACGTTCAGGCTTGAGCAAAATTATCCGAATCCGTTCAACCCGACGACGGATTTCGAATTTCGGATTGCCGATTTCGGACTGGTAACATTGAAAGTGTTCAATCTTCTTGGACAAGAAGTTGCAACACTCATCAACAACGAGGAAATGGAAGAAGGTGAATACTCGATTGAATTTGATGCGAGCGGACTCCCAAGCGGAATTTACTTCTACCGTCTCGAAGCGACGGGGATTGAACGACCCGGAGAGTCGTTCGTGCAAACACGAAAAATGCTTCTTCTCCGGTAA
- a CDS encoding oxidoreductase encodes MAKKRKPKLAVWKFSSCDGCQLSLLDCEDELLAVAGAVDIANFPEASRAVAKGPYDISLVEGSITTPHEAERIHQVRRQSKLLITIGACATAGGIQALKNFKDVKDFISAVYASPEYIETLAKSTPIADHVFVDFELRGCPINKYQLVEVLNAFLNGRKPNTPAYSVCMECKRRGNICVMVAHGTACLGPVVHAGCGAICPSYNRGCYGCFGPKETPNTSSLAEWWKQLGVSEEDIVRGFRGFNAYADAFRKESELHEV; translated from the coding sequence ATGGCAAAGAAACGAAAACCGAAACTTGCAGTCTGGAAATTTTCTTCGTGCGATGGCTGTCAATTAAGTTTGCTTGATTGCGAAGATGAACTGCTTGCAGTGGCAGGCGCCGTTGATATTGCAAACTTTCCTGAAGCATCACGCGCTGTAGCAAAAGGACCGTATGATATTTCACTCGTCGAAGGTTCCATTACAACTCCGCATGAAGCAGAACGAATTCATCAGGTACGCCGGCAATCAAAATTGCTCATCACCATCGGCGCTTGTGCGACTGCCGGGGGAATTCAGGCGTTAAAGAATTTCAAAGATGTGAAAGATTTTATCTCGGCAGTGTACGCATCGCCTGAATACATTGAGACGCTTGCAAAATCAACACCGATTGCCGACCATGTGTTTGTTGATTTTGAACTGCGCGGCTGTCCCATCAACAAATACCAACTTGTCGAAGTGCTGAACGCCTTCCTCAACGGACGAAAACCGAACACTCCCGCCTACAGCGTTTGCATGGAATGTAAACGACGCGGAAATATTTGCGTGATGGTTGCGCACGGCACAGCGTGCCTCGGTCCGGTTGTTCACGCGGGTTGTGGCGCAATTTGTCCGTCATACAATCGCGGCTGTTACGGTTGCTTCGGTCCGAAAGAAACGCCGAACACAAGTTCACTTGCTGAATGGTGGAAACAACTCGGAGTTTCGGAAGAAGATATTGTTCGCGGCTTCCGGGGATTCAACGCGTATGCGGATGCGTTTAGGAAAGAAAGCGAACTGCATGAAGTCTGA
- a CDS encoding FAD/NAD(P)-binding protein, with amino-acid sequence MATESNSMNTIVPNPMLPQPFAVQRVRRETHDTFTLELSPSEKHGFKFSPGQFNMLYVFGIGEVPISISGDPTRQKTLVHTTRAVGTVTKAMYKLKRGDVLGVRGPYGTQWPIGNALGNDVIIVAGGIGLAPLRPAIYQLLSQREKFGKIVILYGTRTPDDILFRKELEQWRARFDLEVHITVDRAMSGWRGSVGVVTTLIPKAPFDPLNTVAMVCGPEIMMRYTVTELQKRGVPTNDIYISMERNMKCAIGLCGHCQWGTEFICKDGPVFPFSEIKSLFVRREL; translated from the coding sequence ATGGCAACGGAAAGTAACTCTATGAACACTATCGTTCCCAATCCGATGTTACCGCAACCGTTTGCAGTACAACGGGTGAGACGAGAAACACACGATACGTTTACGTTGGAACTATCGCCTTCTGAAAAACATGGTTTCAAATTTTCTCCGGGACAATTCAACATGTTGTATGTTTTCGGAATCGGTGAAGTTCCGATTTCCATCAGCGGCGACCCGACGAGACAGAAAACACTCGTGCATACAACACGCGCCGTCGGCACTGTTACGAAAGCAATGTACAAACTGAAACGTGGCGATGTACTTGGTGTGCGAGGTCCGTACGGTACACAGTGGCCCATTGGCAACGCGCTTGGGAATGACGTTATTATCGTTGCGGGGGGCATCGGACTTGCACCGCTTCGTCCGGCAATTTATCAACTGCTTTCACAGAGAGAGAAGTTCGGGAAGATTGTCATCCTCTACGGAACAAGAACTCCTGACGATATTCTTTTCAGAAAAGAATTGGAACAGTGGCGCGCACGGTTTGATTTGGAAGTTCACATCACGGTTGACCGTGCAATGAGCGGTTGGCGCGGAAGCGTGGGCGTAGTAACGACACTCATTCCCAAGGCTCCATTCGATCCGCTCAACACGGTTGCAATGGTCTGTGGACCGGAAATTATGATGCGATACACAGTTACAGAATTACAAAAACGCGGCGTCCCGACAAATGATATTTACATCTCGATGGAACGCAACATGAAATGTGCAATCGGGTTGTGCGGGCATTGCCAATGGGGGACGGAGTTCATTTGCAAAGATGGTCCGGTCTTCCCGTTCAGTGAAATCAAATCATTGTTTGTCAGGAGGGAATTGTAA
- a CDS encoding T9SS type A sorting domain-containing protein, protein MNILASSYLKFPYGLADLLYDNSNEDASDPFNGDRVEDIANYVDQFLNCGNFPKGTDSSKYFDVVQKINAAFADSTVDTTCWSCTRLMLKGVRTVNEISFLRESPRATPHAEFLPIPSVELPEEFSLEQNFPNPFNPTTNFGFRISNLGLVTLKVYNTLGQEIATVLNREEMEEGEYEFPFEATHLPSGVYFYRITVESVDEEGVVEIFTDTKKMLLVR, encoded by the coding sequence ATGAATATTCTTGCAAGCAGTTACCTCAAGTTCCCCTACGGTTTGGCTGACTTGCTGTATGATAACAGCAACGAAGATGCGAGCGACCCGTTCAACGGCGACCGCGTGGAAGACATTGCAAATTATGTTGACCAGTTCCTCAACTGCGGGAATTTCCCGAAGGGAACCGATTCATCGAAATATTTTGATGTCGTTCAGAAAATCAATGCCGCCTTTGCCGACTCGACGGTTGACACAACCTGTTGGAGTTGCACACGATTGATGCTGAAAGGCGTTCGCACGGTAAATGAAATCTCTTTCCTGCGTGAAAGTCCAAGAGCAACACCGCACGCGGAATTTTTACCGATTCCTTCTGTTGAACTTCCGGAAGAATTTTCGTTAGAACAGAACTTCCCTAATCCGTTCAACCCCACGACGAATTTCGGTTTTCGGATTTCGAATTTGGGATTGGTTACGTTGAAGGTGTACAACACACTCGGGCAGGAAATTGCAACGGTGTTGAACCGGGAAGAAATGGAAGAAGGTGAATATGAATTCCCGTTTGAGGCAACTCATCTTCCGAGCGGAGTTTATTTCTATCGCATTACTGTGGAATCGGTTGATGAGGAAGGAGTTGTTGAGATATTCACGGACACGAAGAAGATGCTTTTAGTGAGATAA
- a CDS encoding type II toxin-antitoxin system HicB family antitoxin — MKTFTAYIEYDPQTNLYVGTVPGIHGAHSQGVTLDELQQNLKEVIELCLEESENSLETLPRFVGLQQLEIA; from the coding sequence ATGAAAACATTTACCGCGTATATCGAATATGACCCGCAGACCAACCTGTATGTTGGAACAGTTCCCGGAATCCATGGGGCTCATTCACAGGGTGTGACCCTTGATGAGTTGCAACAAAACTTAAAAGAAGTTATTGAATTATGTCTTGAAGAGTCGGAAAATAGTTTGGAAACTCTTCCGCGGTTCGTCGGATTACAGCAACTTGAGATTGCTTGA
- a CDS encoding type II toxin-antitoxin system HicA family toxin codes for MGRIPVVDAKTIERILLRLGFERVRQKGSHAFYRHPDGRTTTLPHHPGRDIARPLLREILREIELTPMEFLQELTR; via the coding sequence ATGGGTCGGATTCCGGTTGTTGATGCAAAAACAATCGAGAGAATTCTCTTGCGTCTTGGCTTTGAGCGTGTTCGCCAGAAAGGAAGTCACGCGTTCTATCGTCATCCTGACGGAAGAACAACAACACTACCACATCATCCGGGCAGAGATATTGCCCGCCCTCTTCTCCGTGAAATCCTTCGCGAAATAGAACTGACACCAATGGAGTTTCTTCAGGAACTAACCCGTTGA
- a CDS encoding Ni/Fe hydrogenase subunit alpha — translation MKSNRSIKVDYLARVEGEGSLTVKMKGGEVTDVKFKIFEPPRFFEAFLRGRKFSEAPDITSRICGICPIAYQMSSVHAMESIFGVKLDGQLRELRRLFYCGEWIESHVLHVYMLHAPDFLGYQDAIQLAKDYPEVVQKALRLKKIGNDIVTLIGGREIHPINVKVGGFYKAPTKKELTSLLNNLEWAKDVALETVKFTATLPFPEFEQDYEFVSLRHPDEYPFNEGRLVSNKGLDIPVREYENHFVEEHVEHSNALHSVLKNRGNYFVGPLARFALNFDRLTPLCQQAAREAGLGESCYNPFKGIIIRSIETLYAIEEAIRIINKYEMPDSPSVPLEIKAGTGHGCTEAPRGILYHRYTLDEKGNILNAKIVPPTSQNQKTIENDLREYVKRNINLPNDKLTWQCEQTIRNYDPCISCATHFLKLNIVQDEFVE, via the coding sequence ATGAAATCAAATCGTTCAATCAAAGTAGATTACCTCGCGCGTGTCGAGGGTGAAGGCTCGCTTACCGTCAAGATGAAAGGCGGTGAAGTGACAGATGTGAAGTTCAAAATCTTCGAGCCGCCGCGCTTCTTCGAGGCGTTTTTGCGCGGGAGAAAATTTTCCGAAGCGCCGGACATTACTTCGCGTATCTGCGGCATCTGCCCGATTGCGTATCAAATGAGTTCCGTTCATGCGATGGAAAGTATTTTCGGAGTGAAACTCGACGGACAACTTCGTGAACTTCGCCGGTTGTTCTATTGCGGCGAGTGGATTGAAAGTCATGTTCTGCATGTGTATATGTTACACGCGCCTGATTTCCTTGGCTATCAGGATGCAATTCAACTTGCAAAAGATTATCCTGAAGTCGTTCAGAAAGCGCTCCGATTAAAAAAAATCGGGAACGACATTGTGACGTTAATTGGCGGGAGAGAAATTCATCCCATCAATGTCAAGGTCGGAGGATTTTACAAAGCGCCAACGAAGAAAGAACTCACTTCACTCCTCAACAACCTTGAATGGGCGAAGGATGTTGCATTGGAAACCGTGAAGTTCACGGCAACTCTTCCCTTCCCTGAGTTTGAGCAAGATTACGAATTTGTTTCGCTCCGTCATCCGGACGAATATCCGTTCAACGAGGGACGACTTGTTTCCAACAAAGGGTTGGACATTCCTGTTCGTGAATATGAAAATCATTTTGTGGAAGAACATGTCGAACACTCGAATGCTCTTCATTCTGTCTTGAAAAATCGAGGCAATTATTTTGTCGGACCGCTTGCTCGCTTTGCGCTCAACTTCGATAGACTCACTCCACTCTGCCAACAAGCGGCGCGTGAAGCAGGACTTGGCGAGTCGTGTTACAATCCGTTCAAAGGAATTATTATTCGTTCCATTGAAACATTGTATGCAATTGAAGAAGCGATTCGAATCATCAACAAGTATGAAATGCCCGATTCACCTTCGGTACCATTGGAAATCAAGGCAGGAACCGGGCACGGTTGCACCGAGGCTCCACGGGGAATTCTCTACCATCGCTACACGCTCGATGAGAAAGGAAATATTCTCAACGCAAAGATTGTCCCGCCGACATCGCAAAATCAAAAAACAATCGAAAATGATTTGAGAGAGTACGTCAAGCGCAATATCAATCTCCCGAACGATAAACTAACTTGGCAATGCGAGCAAACCATCCGCAACTACGACCCGTGTATTTCGTGTGCAACACACTTTCTTAAATTGAATATTGTGCAGGACGAATTTGTGGAGTAA